The following proteins come from a genomic window of Gimesia chilikensis:
- a CDS encoding aspartate-semialdehyde dehydrogenase, with amino-acid sequence MFDTVAIIGATGAVGHIMRKLLEDRNFQAKQFRFLASARSAGKTLEFQGKTYTLEELTKDSFEGVELVIASTPDDVAAEFLPAAVEAGAIVIDESGYWRMKPEVALVVPEINPEAALEAKGIIASPNCSTTQMVMALKPLHDASPVKRVIVSTYQATSGAGVAGTSDLLEGSRAYLDEKDYEYQVFPHPIAFNAIPQIGSEKEDGYTSEEMKMVYETRKILGDESIQVNPTCVRIPVANCHSETITVETERPISPEEARKLFSEFPGITVVDDLQKLEYPLPSNCDGSDEVFIGRIRRDISNPNGLSFWCVSDNLRKGAATNAVQIAELLAKHKACT; translated from the coding sequence GTGTTTGATACTGTCGCCATCATTGGTGCCACCGGTGCCGTCGGGCACATCATGCGGAAACTGCTGGAAGACCGGAACTTCCAGGCGAAACAATTTCGATTTCTGGCTTCGGCCCGCTCCGCAGGCAAAACACTGGAATTTCAGGGAAAAACATACACTCTGGAAGAACTGACCAAAGATTCTTTTGAGGGAGTCGAACTGGTCATCGCGTCTACCCCGGATGATGTTGCCGCCGAATTTCTGCCCGCTGCAGTCGAAGCCGGCGCGATCGTCATCGATGAATCGGGTTACTGGCGGATGAAGCCGGAAGTGGCGCTTGTCGTTCCGGAAATCAATCCCGAAGCCGCCCTGGAAGCAAAAGGCATTATCGCCAGCCCCAACTGTTCGACCACCCAGATGGTCATGGCCCTGAAGCCGCTGCACGATGCTTCTCCTGTGAAACGGGTAATCGTGAGCACGTACCAGGCAACCAGTGGAGCAGGGGTTGCCGGCACCAGTGATCTGCTGGAAGGTTCACGCGCCTATCTGGATGAAAAAGACTATGAATATCAGGTCTTTCCTCATCCGATCGCCTTCAATGCGATCCCTCAGATCGGTAGCGAAAAGGAAGACGGCTACACCAGCGAAGAAATGAAGATGGTGTACGAAACCCGTAAAATCCTTGGTGATGAATCCATCCAGGTCAATCCAACCTGCGTCCGGATTCCCGTTGCTAACTGTCACAGCGAAACCATTACGGTCGAAACCGAACGCCCGATTTCACCAGAAGAAGCCCGCAAGCTGTTCTCTGAATTCCCCGGAATCACCGTAGTGGACGACCTGCAGAAACTGGAATACCCGCTCCCCTCGAATTGTGATGGCAGCGATGAAGTCTTTATCGGACGGATCCGCCGCGATATTTCGAATCCGAACGGGCTTTCATTCTGGTGCGTCAGCGATAACCTGCGTAAAGGGGCCGCCACCAATGCGGTTCAAATCGCAGAACTGCTGGCGAAACACAAAGCCTGCACCTAA